In Planifilum fimeticola, one genomic interval encodes:
- a CDS encoding phosphoadenylyl-sulfate reductase — protein sequence MSESDGQIKAGREEIQRAAKDLRDAHPSEIIAWGVKKFGSRKIALACSFGAEDVALVDMLQRIDPEVDIFYLDTDLHFPETYQTRDRLTRRYGKKFIRVSPDLTLEQQAKKWGDRLWERDPNLCCRLRKVEPLKKVLSGYSAWITGIRREQSPTRAGAEVVEWDESFGLVKLNPLAHWTHDQVWSYIRERNVPYNPLHDRQYPSIGCEPCTIPVKPGQDFRAGRWAGFDKTECGLHPNRKGDSQ from the coding sequence ATGAGCGAATCAGACGGACAAATCAAGGCGGGCCGGGAAGAGATTCAAAGGGCGGCGAAGGATTTGAGGGATGCCCATCCCTCGGAGATCATCGCCTGGGGAGTCAAAAAATTCGGTTCCCGGAAGATCGCCCTGGCGTGCAGTTTCGGGGCGGAGGATGTGGCGCTCGTGGATATGCTGCAGAGAATCGATCCGGAGGTGGATATTTTCTACCTGGATACGGACCTCCATTTTCCGGAGACGTATCAGACCCGGGACCGGCTGACCCGGCGGTACGGAAAGAAGTTTATCCGCGTTTCGCCGGATTTGACGCTGGAGCAGCAGGCGAAAAAGTGGGGGGATCGGCTGTGGGAGCGGGATCCCAACCTCTGCTGCCGGCTGCGCAAAGTGGAACCCCTCAAAAAGGTGTTGTCCGGCTACTCCGCCTGGATCACCGGCATCCGCCGGGAACAATCCCCTACCCGTGCCGGTGCGGAAGTGGTGGAGTGGGATGAATCCTTCGGCCTGGTCAAATTGAATCCCCTGGCCCATTGGACCCATGATCAGGTATGGTCCTATATTCGGGAGCGGAATGTTCCCTACAATCCTCTTCATGATCGCCAGTATCCCAGCATCGGGTGCGAGCCTTGCACCATTCCGGTCAAACCCGGCCAGGATTTTCGGGCAGGCCGCTGGGCCGGTTTCGATAAAACCGAGTGCGGATTGCACCCGAACCGGAAAGGAGATTCGCAATGA
- the sat gene encoding sulfate adenylyltransferase, which produces METISPHGGTLINRMAAEEEREDWLKRAKELPGWKVSPVTLSDLECIATGVFSPLNGFLKEEDYLSVRDRMRLADGTVWPLPITLPVPEDRASEIREGKPVALRGEDGRIYAVLEVESLYRIDPRKEAREVFRTEDENHPGVNRLYRSSPLRAGGPIRVLNRPDHGVFSRFILDPADTRRRFRERGWRRIVGFQTRNPIHRAHEYIQKAALETVDGLFLNPLIGETKSDDIPADLRMKSYQVILDHYYQRDRVLFAAFPAAMRYAGPREAVFHALARKNYGCTHFIVGRDHAGVGDYYGTYDAQRIFDEFRSEELGIIPLFFEHSFYCQRCDGMASYKTCPHGEEHHVILSGTKVRAMLKEGIMPPPEFSRPEVVRVLIEGLKGSR; this is translated from the coding sequence ATGGAAACCATCTCCCCTCACGGCGGCACATTGATCAACCGGATGGCCGCCGAAGAGGAGAGGGAGGATTGGCTGAAACGGGCGAAGGAACTCCCCGGCTGGAAGGTTTCACCGGTCACCCTTTCCGATTTGGAATGTATCGCCACCGGGGTTTTTTCTCCCCTCAACGGATTTTTGAAGGAGGAGGATTATCTCTCGGTCCGGGACCGGATGCGCCTGGCGGACGGAACGGTCTGGCCGCTTCCGATCACCCTTCCGGTTCCGGAAGACCGCGCTTCGGAGATCCGGGAGGGAAAACCGGTGGCGCTCCGGGGGGAGGACGGAAGGATCTATGCGGTCCTGGAGGTGGAGAGCCTTTACCGGATCGACCCGAGGAAAGAGGCGCGGGAGGTGTTCCGCACCGAAGATGAGAATCATCCCGGCGTGAATCGCCTGTACCGCTCTTCCCCCCTCCGGGCCGGGGGGCCGATTCGCGTGCTGAACCGGCCGGATCACGGCGTCTTCAGCCGATTCATCCTGGATCCGGCGGACACCCGGCGGCGGTTTCGGGAACGGGGCTGGCGCCGGATCGTCGGTTTTCAGACCCGGAACCCGATCCATCGGGCTCACGAATACATCCAAAAGGCGGCCTTGGAGACGGTGGACGGACTTTTCCTCAATCCCTTGATCGGTGAGACCAAGTCGGACGACATCCCTGCGGACCTTCGGATGAAAAGCTACCAGGTGATTCTGGATCACTACTACCAGCGCGATCGCGTGTTGTTTGCCGCCTTTCCGGCGGCGATGCGCTATGCGGGGCCCCGGGAGGCCGTGTTCCACGCTCTGGCCCGCAAAAATTACGGTTGCACCCATTTTATCGTCGGGCGCGATCATGCCGGCGTGGGGGACTATTACGGCACCTACGACGCCCAACGGATCTTCGACGAATTCCGATCGGAGGAGCTGGGGATCATCCCCCTCTTCTTCGAGCACAGCTTCTATTGCCAGCGCTGCGACGGGATGGCCTCTTACAAGACCTGCCCCCACGGCGAGGAGCACCACGTCATTCTGTCCGGCACCAAGGTGCGGGCCATGTTGAAGGAGGGAATCATGCCGCCGCCGGAGTTTTCCCGGCCGGAGGTGGTTCGGGTCTTGATCGAGGGACTCAAGGGGTCTCGATGA
- a CDS encoding DUF3906 family protein, with protein MNREALFLYKVSAEIQGKGTVHVILLAASDEGAFAAAEKELDRHLIAAPPVVEMVIVEKRSAGKGRGFVVEASDW; from the coding sequence ATGAACCGGGAAGCGCTTTTTCTCTATAAAGTGTCCGCGGAAATTCAGGGAAAAGGAACCGTTCATGTCATCCTCCTCGCCGCCAGCGATGAAGGGGCCTTTGCGGCGGCGGAGAAGGAGCTGGACCGTCACTTAATCGCCGCGCCGCCGGTGGTTGAAATGGTCATCGTGGAGAAGCGGTCCGCCGGAAAAGGAAGGGGGTTTGTGGTGGAAGCCTCCGATTGGTGA
- a CDS encoding (Fe-S)-binding protein translates to MRVGIFATCLVDVFFPEVGISMVRVLRRLGFDVDVPEGATCCGQPAFNTGYWEEARRAAKGLIRALEPYDAVVAPSGSCTAMVRHMYPRLLEEEPEWSERAKGLASKCYEFSEFLVHQHGLVDLGARLEGVATYHHSCHMRRELRVTDAPLKLLARVRGLTLQELPRGEDCCGFGGTFAVKMGGISTAMADEKADHILSTGADFLVGSDMGCLMHLGGRLSRRGKSVQVLHVAQVLDRGLS, encoded by the coding sequence ATGCGCGTGGGCATCTTCGCAACCTGTCTTGTCGATGTGTTTTTTCCGGAAGTGGGCATCAGCATGGTGCGGGTGCTGCGCAGGCTCGGCTTCGACGTGGATGTTCCCGAGGGGGCAACCTGCTGCGGACAGCCCGCCTTCAATACCGGGTATTGGGAGGAAGCGAGGCGGGCGGCCAAGGGATTGATTCGCGCCCTGGAACCTTATGACGCCGTCGTGGCTCCCTCGGGTTCCTGCACGGCGATGGTCCGCCATATGTACCCGCGGCTGCTGGAGGAGGAACCGGAATGGTCGGAGCGGGCCAAGGGGCTTGCGTCCAAGTGCTATGAGTTTTCCGAGTTTCTGGTGCATCAGCATGGGTTGGTCGACTTGGGCGCCCGTCTGGAGGGGGTCGCCACCTATCACCACTCCTGCCACATGCGCAGAGAGCTGCGGGTGACGGATGCTCCCCTGAAGCTGCTGGCCCGCGTCCGCGGATTGACGTTGCAGGAGCTCCCCCGCGGAGAGGACTGCTGCGGCTTCGGCGGAACCTTCGCCGTCAAGATGGGCGGAATTTCCACGGCCATGGCCGACGAAAAGGCGGACCACATCCTTTCCACCGGGGCCGATTTCCTCGTGGGTTCGGACATGGGTTGCCTGATGCATCTGGGTGGAAGGTTGAGCCGCCGGGGGAAATCGGTGCAGGTCCTCCATGTCGCCCAGGTTTTGGATCGGGGGTTGAGCTGA